The Streptomyces sp. DG1A-41 genomic sequence GACGGCAGCAGCGAGGCGGACTGGCCGGACTTCGTCCCCCTGCTCGCGGACCGGGGTCCGGCGACGCGCATCGGGGGACTGCTGACCGGCCAGCTCTTCCAGGGCGCCGACCACTGGTGCCTGACGGCCCGGCAGGAAATCCACGCAGAGCTGCTCCCCGAACTGGTCGCCCTTGCGGACATGCTCGCCTTCAACGCCAGGACCGAGGGAATCATCGGCCAAGTGCGCTTCTACGAGGACGACATCCCCGAACTCCTGGTCAACAGGTCGGGAACGCTGGTGAAGACGCCGTTGCGGGCGGCCAGAACCGAACCTTCCCGGCACGTGCCGTAGGGCAGTGCCGGAAAGCGAACGGCATCGGCTGCGTCAGGTGTCGTACTCGCCCACCCATGACCGCCGAAGCAGAGCCCGCGGGATGTACTCGGACTCGACTTCAACGGGCATGTCGGCGTCGTACGCCATGCAGGCGATGGCGAGCGGGCCGAGAGCGACCAGTCCCTCGCCGCTGAGTGAGCGGGCTTCGTTCGCGGTCCAGTACTCCTTGTGCCAGGTGAGGGCGTCGACGAGAGCCGCGTGGAACTGCTCGTTCTCCCGGCGCAGATAGCGGTGGAAGAGCTCGAGCGGCGGATAGAGGATCTTCAGCATGAGCTCCGGGCCGGCGATCGTGGCTGCCTCGGGGGCCGTGCCGTCGATCGCGGTGACCAGCGTGTCCCAAGTCTCCTGTCGCCCGAACCAGAAGTTCTGCAGAGTTTCCACCCAGGCGTAGATGTACTCGTCGAACTCCGCGCCGGACTCACGCAGGAATGAGACGGGCACCTGTGCCAGTTGATTGACCCGGTCGTTCTCGCGGCAGATCACCGCCAGATAGAAGGAGGTGAGCCAGTTGCCCGCGTGGAGGTAGTCCTGCGGGCCGGTGGCGGGGAGGTGCTTGACCTCACCGGTACTGCCCACCCGGCACGGCACGGTGCCCTCGGTGGCCGTGCCGGCGGCGAAGAGCCCGCAGCCGATCTGCATGGCAGTGACCCACGCTTCCCAGGCCGGGAACTCACCTGCTGTCGGATCCGTCAGGCAGCGCCACTTCGCGAGGGTGAGCGCGACCGACAGTGCGTCGTACCGATCGTCCTCCGAGGTCTCGACGTGGTCGAGTACGTCCTTGGTGCTCTTGATAATGGGCGCCATGAGTTCGGCCGCGTTGTCCGTGCGGAACTCATGGCGGGGGATGCGGGTGACCACTCGCTCTCCTCGGACTAGATCTTCAAATGCTCGATGACGGCACCGGCGTAGGAGTGACCGGTGTTGTCAACCGCCTTCACCAGAACGTACTGCACCTTTCCATCCCGCAGCGCGGCGCGGAGATCTGCAGCGATCTCTGCATCCTTTCCACCACGATGTGTCATCTCTGCCAGGATGGTGCGGATGTAAGGCCTGGTGCCCTGCTTCACCCTCATGCCGTGGGCTCCGCCGTCATGAGCGTTCGGGTCCAGCGGATCCGGGTCAGCCTTGCCCTTGCGCCAGTCGAGGTCGCCCGACGGAGCCTTCTCCTCGACGATGAGGTAGTCACCGTCGTCGCTGAGCTTGTACACGTCATCGAACATGTTGGCACCGTTGGGAGTCTTCGGGAGTTCGATGCGCTCGGCGCCCGGAAATTCCTTCGGTATGACGTGGTGGCGGGCTGCTGCCTCACCGAGTGCCTCTGAGTGCTTGCTGTTGTTGGGGATGCCTCCCAGGTGTTCGTCGTAGGCCTTCTGCGCCTTGTCGAGGGCGTCCGCGTTGGCGGCCGACGGTGTGTCGTCGAAAGCTCGCTCGGCGTTCATCAGGTCCACGGACAGCCTGCGGTTGCGTGCCGATTCGTCGAGGTGTGGACGGCTGTGTGCGGGAGCGGTGTCCGGGCCGAGATGCACGGGGTCGAACTTGGTTTCCGACGGCCCGTGCGGAAGATCATGCGTGGCCATCCAGCCGCCGCCCGGCTTTTCGGTGAGCTGCGGCAGGACCTGGCCGTCGACCAACTTCTCGGCACTGTTGCGCTTGCCGATCCCCCACTTGTCATAGTGCTCCGCGCGCCAGACCGGGTTTTCGTTGGCCAGCCGGACGTGCTCGCGGGTGATCGCCGCCCTCTCCTGGGGTGTCCGCTCGTCGGCGGGCTTCTCGCGGGCCGCCTCGTACTCCGCGCGGTGCTGCGCCGCCTCGTCCGCGTGGTGAGCCGCCCCACCGGCAACATCGTCCGCCCCACCGGCAGCGTCGTCCGCCCCGTGGGCCACGTCGTCCACGCCTCCGGGCAGGCCGCCACCGGTCGTCGGCGGCTCATGGTGGCCGCCACCGGCGCCCGGCCCGTCGCCGTGCGTGCCGCCGGTGCTCGGGCCGTCGGTGTGGCCGGCGGTGGAGGGTGTGTCCGGCCGGCCGGTGCCTGCGGGGGGAGTGCCGTCGCCGCCGGGGCGCGCGTTGTCCAGCTCGTTCGTGGGCATGTGGTCGCCCACGTGACCGCCGGGCGTGTGGCCTGCCGCGCCGCCCGGCATGTGATCGCCCACCGCACTCGTGGAGGGGAAGTCACCCCCGGCGTGGACCACTGGAGTGACCCCGTTGTCCGGCACCCGGCCGACATCGCCGAGGTTGTTGTCGAGGCTGTCGCCCAGGCGGATGTGCTGGCCGGCTTGTTCGGCGGTGTGGGTGCCCGCGCCGACCAGGGCGGGTTGCTGGGCGGGTGAGTCCACGCGTGGGGTGTCCGCGCCCGAAGCCGGTGTGCCGGGGGTATCGGGCATGTCGGACTGGTCGACGACGTCGCCGGGGCCGTCGGCGGACTTCTGCAGGACGTTGCCGTGCTCGTCGAGGAGGTTGCCGTCCGGGTCGTAGTAGCGCGCCGGGGCGCCGTCCTCGGTGGGCAGTTTCGTGGTGCCCTCGGGCAGGACAGGGGCATCCTCCGGCAGCCGCACATTGCCGTCGGGTAGCTTCGTCGCGCCCTCCGGCAGGGCCGCGCCCTCGGGCAGGTGCACCGTGCCGTCGGGGAGCATGACCGTGCCCTCGGGCAGCGTGACCGCGTTCTCCGGCAGCTTGGGGATGTCGATGGTGCCGACGCCCTTCAGCGCCTTGGTGATGTCGCCGATCTTCGACAAACCGGCGCCCGCGCCCTTGGCGATGTAGGTCATCGGGTCGATGACCCGGCCGGCCTTGCCCGCCACCGACAGCGCCTTCGCGACCGCGCCGGCCTTGCCCGCACCCGCCGCCGCACCACCCGCGCCGCCGGTGAAGACCGTGGTCAGCACGTTGAAGGTGACCGCACCCGCCGCGCGGGCGGGGTTCTTGCCCCACTCGTCCCACGCCACCAGCGCCTTGCCGGTCTCCTTCATCGCCGTACGCGAATCACGCAGCCAGGAGGGCAGCTTGTCGTCCGGCAGCGTCCAGAACAGGGCACTCGCCCCGGGGATCGCCGTGATCACCAGGCCGGTCGCGAGCTGTGCCAGGCCCTTCCACGCCTGCCCCATCGCGTCCCAGCCGCCGAAGCCCACCAGCGTGCCCAGGCCCTTGATCGTGCCCCACACACCGTCGACGATCAGGCCGTCCCACACGAAGGACTTCACCCAGTGGCCGACCTCGTACCACTTGTGCTTCTCCTCCACCGGGTCACCCCAGGGAAGCTTGGCGTTCTTCATGTCCGCCGCGTTGAAGCCGTACTGGTTCTTCTTCTCCGAACCGTCCCCGGCCACCATCTGCGTCCCGCCCCACAGAGCGGTGATCTTGTTGTGGCAGGTCCGCTCCGCCGCCCAGAACGCCGCCACCGTCGCGGTGATGTCATCCCGCAGCCGGTTGTGCTCGTCGACCTTGTCCTCGTCGTACTCCCACTCGTCATCGTCCTTCACGGAGTCGACGAAGGTCTGCGCCTTGGCCTTCAGCTCCTTCAACTTCGTGACCAGCGGCTTGACCTCGGTGGCGTACGACGACAACGCGCCCGACACCGTCTCCAGGCCGGTGGCGAAGTGGTCGGCCTTCTCCTTGACCGGCTTGGTCGTGGCGAACAACTGCTCCGCCTCCGGAGCCTGGTAATACGCCGACAACCCCTGAAACCTGG encodes the following:
- a CDS encoding immunity 49 family protein, with translation MVTRIPRHEFRTDNAAELMAPIIKSTKDVLDHVETSEDDRYDALSVALTLAKWRCLTDPTAGEFPAWEAWVTAMQIGCGLFAAGTATEGTVPCRVGSTGEVKHLPATGPQDYLHAGNWLTSFYLAVICRENDRVNQLAQVPVSFLRESGAEFDEYIYAWVETLQNFWFGRQETWDTLVTAIDGTAPEAATIAGPELMLKILYPPLELFHRYLRRENEQFHAALVDALTWHKEYWTANEARSLSGEGLVALGPLAIACMAYDADMPVEVESEYIPRALLRRSWVGEYDT